The following coding sequences are from one Triticum aestivum cultivar Chinese Spring chromosome 5A, IWGSC CS RefSeq v2.1, whole genome shotgun sequence window:
- the LOC123105621 gene encoding uncharacterized protein: MAFADAGARRLLRGAGGGVARGIAADAVGMSFGLDGLWQLIAGLFASVAHLLVLPFEVLGHWLQAAVAAVAHLVVLPFEALWHLLQSAAAGVSFCFDSLVAALGSAAHALVVPFEALWHLLQSAVAGVSFCFDNLVAALGSAAHALAVPFETLWQWIQAAPASISFGFHGLGQLIHGCFDSLVAALGSAAHALAVPFEAVWQWLQAAAAGVSSGFDVFWEHMQGIFAGVPAALASAAHSLVLPLESFWRWVHNSIAGISLDLDGFWPLVQRFVDTAASKAHELVPALEAFWRWLKDAAVVALPYVLAIAAVVCVAAVAWYCWQILCTAAVQVAKALVQVLSSCWGWLYGVAMLVGPCCGHVTMAAPGVAGGLMSRVAFETAPRLFFQISRSAGGPVATAVFSTPTIASAVAAPVAALFGG; this comes from the coding sequence ATGGCCTTCGCTGACGCAGGAGCACGGAGGCTCCTGCGCGGCGCAGGCGGCGGTGTTGCTCGAGgaatcgccgccgacgccgtcggCATGAGCTTCGGCCTCGACGGCTTGTGGCAGCTCATCGCCGGCCTGTTCGCGAGCGTGGCTCACCTGCTCGTCCTGCCGTTCGAGGTGCTCGGGCACTGGCTGCAGGCGGCCGTCGCCGCCGTGGCCCACCTGGTCGTCCTGCCGTTCGAGGCGCTATGGCACTTGCTGCAGTCCGCCGCCGCCGGCGTGAGCTTCTGCTTCGACAGCCTCGTCGCCGCGCTTGGGAGCGCGGCCCACGCTCTGGTGGTGCCGTTCGAGGCGCTCTGGCACCTGCTGCAGTCCGCCGTCGCTGGCGTGAGCTTCTGCTTCGACAACCTCGTCGCCGCGCTCGGGAGCGCGGCCCACGCTCTGGCGGTGCCGTTCGAAACGCTCTGGCAGTGGATCCAGGCCGCACCCGCGAGCATCAGTTTCGGCTTCCACGGTCTGGGGCAGCTCATACACGGCTGCTTCGACAGCCTCGTCGCGGCGCTCGGGAGCGCGGCCCACGCACTGGCGGTGCCGTTTGAAGCGGTCTGGCAGTGGCTGCAGGCCGCCGCCGCGGGCGTCAGTTCCGGCTTCGACGTCTTCTGGGAGCACATGCAGGGCATCTTCGCCGGCGTTCCCGCCGCGCTGGCCAGCGCTGCCCACAGCCTCGTCCTCCCATTAGAGTCTTTCTGGCGGTGGGTGCACAACTCCATCGCCGGCATCAGCCTCGATCTGGACGGCTTCTGGCCGCTCGTCCAGCGCTTCGTCGACACGGCCGCGAGCAAGGCCCACGAGCTCGTCCCGGCCTTGGAGGCGTTCTGGCGGTGGCTCAAGGACGCCGCCGTCGTCGCGCTCCCTTACGTGCTGGCCATCGCCGCGGTCGTTTGCGTTGCGGCCGTGGCCTGGTACTGCTGGCAGATCCTGTGCACCGCCGCCGTGCAGGTGGCGAAGGCGCTCGTCCAGGTCCTCTCCTCCTGCTGGGGCTGGTTGTATGGCGTTGCCATGCTGGTCGGGCCGTGCTGCGGCCACGTTACCATGGCCGCCCCGGGCGTTGCCGGCGGGCTGATGTCACGTGTTGCGTTCGAGACGGCCCCGCGCCTGTTCTTCCAGATCTCCCGCTCCGCTGGCGGCCCCGTGGCCACTGCTGTCTTCTCCACGCCCACCATCGCCTCGGCGGTCGCTGCGCCGGTCGCCGCCCTTTTCGGCGGCTGA